In one window of Puntigrus tetrazona isolate hp1 unplaced genomic scaffold, ASM1883169v1 S000000520, whole genome shotgun sequence DNA:
- the LOC122334396 gene encoding NACHT, LRR and PYD domains-containing protein 3-like isoform X2 — translation MDQDELAHDSGSPESMCVSVKTDKSIDYPPAFTEAATSDNETFCEIEKKRVSVQTRKRKTASPKPSCVSTKRDRSMENHPVFSDEAATSDPDRSAGKMRPYEWRKDRAFVSTREQKAASPELSCVSLKSDASMELRRDLSDGAVTSEPEVKRKDVIKSETQDLTCTASDCQTLTMQKAKDKHKTSMKKMYESLCEGIIRQGNQTPLNRIYTQLYIIEGESEGVNEEHEILEMEKGVRTPDALIHCNDIFKPLNQPRWEEMHKIKTVLTKGIAGIGKTVSVQKFILDWSEGKANQDVDFMFVLPFRELNLIKNQKYSLHRLLLDFHPELQDLDLQIFEECKVVFIFDGLDESRMTLMFSDGEKVCDVNESSSVDVLMSNLIRGDLLPSALIWITSRPAAADQIPSKYINRVTEIQGFNDPQKEEYFRKRISDEHQASRIISHIKRSRSLHIMCHIPVFCWISATVLQNLLKQDESAEIPQTLTEMYIHFLLTQIKMRNLKYDQRDPEKLLKLKRDMIVKLADLAFKQLMKGNVMFYEEDLIESGIDVTDASVYSGICTEIFKEESMIHQRKVYCFIHLSFQEFLAALFVINCCVTKNTKFLKSFLNKKYKRYSLQNSMYELLITAVEKSLQSENGHLDLFLRFLLGVSLESNQRLLKDLLTHTTNSSETIERITQYIKEKIKSDVGLSAERCINLFLCLLEMKDQTLYREIQEFVKTRSVKLLSPGHCSTIAYMLQISDEVLDEFDLKKYNTSDEGRRRLIPAVVNCRKAQLAGCNLTAHCCESLCSSLQLSNSLRELDLSNNDLQDSGVKLLSDGLKSSHCQLNTLRLVGCNLSDQCCLSLQSSNLMRELDLSNNDLQDSGVKLLLDVLKRLNILRLAGCNLTAQCCESLSLSLQSSNSLRELDLSNNSLQDSGVKLLSDGLKSPHCQLNILKLSGCVVTEEGCCFLASALSSNPSHLRELDLSYNHPGPSLVKLLSDPHYRLEKLNVDHCGQFRIIKGPQKYACDLTLDLDTANNFLSLSEGNRKVTNVKEKQLYDHHSKRFECHQILCKESMSECSYWEAEWGGNKVKVSVAYKTIKREGWSDYCLFGHNKNSWSLECFDDSFAVSHNNKHRVISAPSCRSNRVGVYLDWSAGTLSFYSVSDTHTLTHLHTFNTTFTEPLYAGFGFYNINTSVSLCEIKPRPVRNTAE, via the exons ATGGATCAGGATGAACTCGCACATGATTCGGGATCTCCAGAAtccatgtgtgtgtctgtgaagaCTGACAAATCAATCGACTATCCACCTGCATTCACTGAAGCAGCAACCTCTGACAATGA GACTTTctgtgaaattgaaaaaaagaggGTTTCTGTTCAGACACGTAAACGTAAAACGGCATCTCCAAAACCCAGCTGTGTATCTACGAAGCGTGACAGATCCATGGAAAATCACCCTGTATTTAGTGATGAAGCAGCGACCTCTGACCCCGA TAGGTCTGCCGGTAAAATGAGACCATATGAGTGGAGAAAGGACAGGGCTTTTGTTTCGACACGTGAACAAAAAGCAGCATCTCCAGAACTCAGCTGTGTGTCTCTAAAGAGCGATGCGTCCATGGAATTGAGACGTGACCTCAGCGATGGAGCAGTGACCTCTGAACCTGA AGTGAAGAGAAAAGATGTGATTAAATCAGAGACACAAGATCTGACCTGCACTGCCTCTGACTGTCAGACCCTTACCATGCAGAAAGCAAAAGACAAGCATAAAACTAGCATGAAGAAAATGTATGAGAGCTTATGTGAAGGAATCATACGACAAGGGAATCAAACACCCCTAAACAGGATCTACACGCAGCTCTACATcatagagggagagagtgaaggagtgaatgaagaacatgagaTTTTAGAGATGGAGAAAGGAGTCAGAACACCAGATGCTCTAATCCACTGCAATGACATCTTTAAACCCTTAAATCAACCAAGATGGGAGGAGATGCATAAAATCaagactgttcttactaaaggcatCGCTGGAATCGGAAAAaccgtctctgtgcagaagttcattctggactggAGCGAAGGAAAAGCCAATCAAgatgtagatttcatgtttgttcttccatttcgagagctgaacttgattaaaaatcagaagtacagtcttcacagacttctgctGGACTTTCATCCTGAACTTCAAGATCTGGACTTACAGATTTTTGAGGAGTGTAAAGTTGTGTttatctttgatggtctggatgaaagcagaatgaCGCTGATGTTTTCAGATGGTGAGAAGGTCTGTGATGTGAATGAGTCTTCATCAGTGGATGTGTTGATGTCAAACCTCATCAGAGGAGatctgcttccctctgctctcatctggatcacctccagaccagcagcagccgaTCAGATCCCCTCAAAATACATCAACCGTGTGACAGAAATTCAGGGATTCAATGATcctcagaaggaggaatatttcaggaagagaatcagtgatgagcatcaagccagcagaatcatctcacacattaaaagatcaagaagcctccacatcatgtgtcacatcccggtcttctgctggatctcagccactGTGCTTCAAAACCTTCTGAAACAAGATGAGAGTGCAGAAATTCCTCAAACTCtaactgaaatgtacattcacttcctgTTGACTCAGATCAAAATGAGAAATCTGAAATATGATCAGAGAGATCCTGAGAAATTGCTGAAGTTAAAAAGGGATATGATTGTGAAACTTGCTGATCTGGctttcaaacagctgatgaagggCAATGTGATGTTTTATGAAGAGGACCTGATTGAGAGCGGCATAGACGTCACTGACGCTTCGGTTTATTCTGGGATTTGCACTGAGATCTTTAAGGAGGAATCTATGATTCATCAGAGGAAAGTCTACTGCTTCATTCATCTGAGCTTTCAGGAGTTTCTAGCTGCTTTATTTGTGATTAACTGTTGTGTTACCAAGAACACAAAGTTCCTgaaatcatttctgaataaaaaatataagcgGTACAGTTTACAAAACTCTATGTATGAGTTACTAATAACAGCAGTTGAAAAGTCCTTACAGAGTGAAAATGGACATCTGGATCTTTTCCTGAGGTTTCTGCTGGGCGTTTCACTGGAATCCAATCAGAGACTTTTAAAGGATCTACtgacacacacaacaaacagcTCAGAGACCATCGAGAGAATCACACagtacattaaagaaaaaatcaagAGTGATGTTGGTCTCTCAGCTGAGAGGTGCATCAATCTGTTCCTCTGTCTGCTGGAAATGAAAGATCAGACTCTATACAGAGAGATTCAGGAGTTTGTAAAGACTCGATCAGTCAAATTACTCTCTCCTGGTCACTGCTCAACAATCGCCTACATGCTTCAGATATCAGACGAGGTGCTGGATGAGTTTGATCTGAAGAAATACAACACATCAGATGAAGGTAGAAGGAGACTGATACCAGCTGTGGTGAACTGCAGAAAAGCTCA ACTTGCTGGCTGTAATCTCACTGCTCATTGTTGTGAAAGTCTGTGTTCATCTCTACAATTATCAAACTcactgagagagctggacctgagtaacaatgatctgcaggattcaggagtgaagctgctctctgatggactgaagagttcaCACTGTCAACTCAACACACTGAG acTTGTTGGATGTAATCTCAGTGATCAGTGCTGTTTATctctacaatcatcaaacttaatgagagagctggacctgagtaataatgacctgcaggattcaggagtgaaactGCTCTTGGATGTACTGAAGAGACTCAATATactgag ACTTGCTGGCTGTAATCTCACGGCTCAGTGCTGTGAAAGTTTGTCATTATCTTTACAATCATCAAACTcactgagagagctggacctgagtaacaacagcctgcaggattcaggagtgaagctgctctctgatggactgaagagtccacaCTGTCAACTCAACATACtaaa attATCTGGTTGTGtggtgacagaggaaggctgttGTTTTTTGGCTTCAGCTCTAagttcaaacccctcacacctgagagagctggatctcagctacaatcacccaggaCCATCATTAgtcaagctgctctctgatCCACACTACAGACTGGAAAAACTCAA TGTGGATCACTGTGGACAGTTCCGGATTATTAAAGGACCTCAGAAAT ATGCGTGCGATCTCACACTGGATTTAGACACGGCAAATAATTTCCTATCTCTGTCTGAGGGGAACAGAAAGGTGACAAATGTGAAAGAGAAACAGCTGTATGATCATCATTCGAAAAGATTTGAGTGTCATCAGATTCTGTGTAAAGAGAGCATGTCTGAATGTTCTTACTGGGAGGCTGAATGGGGCGGAAACAAAGTTAAAGTCTCAGTAgcatataaaacaattaagagGGAAGGATGGAGTGATTACTGTTTGTTTGGACACAATAAAAATTCCTGGAGTCTGGAATGTTTTGATGACAGTTTCGCTGTCTCTCACAATAATAAGCACAGAGTAATATCCGCTCCTTCGTGTCGTTCTaacagagtaggagtgtatcTGGACTGGTCGGCTGgcactctgtccttctacagcgtctctgacacacacacactcacacacttacacacgtTCAACACCACGTTCACTGAACCCCTCTATGCTGGATTTgggttttataatattaatacttcGGTGTCTCTGTGTGAGATTAAACCGCGTCCTGTGAGAAACACagctgaataa
- the LOC122334396 gene encoding NACHT, LRR and PYD domains-containing protein 3-like isoform X1, whose amino-acid sequence MDQDELAHDSGSPESMCVSVKTDKSIDYPPAFTEAATSDNDRTFCEIEKKRVSVQTRKRKTASPKPSCVSTKRDRSMENHPVFSDEAATSDPDRSAGKMRPYEWRKDRAFVSTREQKAASPELSCVSLKSDASMELRRDLSDGAVTSEPEVKRKDVIKSETQDLTCTASDCQTLTMQKAKDKHKTSMKKMYESLCEGIIRQGNQTPLNRIYTQLYIIEGESEGVNEEHEILEMEKGVRTPDALIHCNDIFKPLNQPRWEEMHKIKTVLTKGIAGIGKTVSVQKFILDWSEGKANQDVDFMFVLPFRELNLIKNQKYSLHRLLLDFHPELQDLDLQIFEECKVVFIFDGLDESRMTLMFSDGEKVCDVNESSSVDVLMSNLIRGDLLPSALIWITSRPAAADQIPSKYINRVTEIQGFNDPQKEEYFRKRISDEHQASRIISHIKRSRSLHIMCHIPVFCWISATVLQNLLKQDESAEIPQTLTEMYIHFLLTQIKMRNLKYDQRDPEKLLKLKRDMIVKLADLAFKQLMKGNVMFYEEDLIESGIDVTDASVYSGICTEIFKEESMIHQRKVYCFIHLSFQEFLAALFVINCCVTKNTKFLKSFLNKKYKRYSLQNSMYELLITAVEKSLQSENGHLDLFLRFLLGVSLESNQRLLKDLLTHTTNSSETIERITQYIKEKIKSDVGLSAERCINLFLCLLEMKDQTLYREIQEFVKTRSVKLLSPGHCSTIAYMLQISDEVLDEFDLKKYNTSDEGRRRLIPAVVNCRKAQLAGCNLTAHCCESLCSSLQLSNSLRELDLSNNDLQDSGVKLLSDGLKSSHCQLNTLRLVGCNLSDQCCLSLQSSNLMRELDLSNNDLQDSGVKLLLDVLKRLNILRLAGCNLTAQCCESLSLSLQSSNSLRELDLSNNSLQDSGVKLLSDGLKSPHCQLNILKLSGCVVTEEGCCFLASALSSNPSHLRELDLSYNHPGPSLVKLLSDPHYRLEKLNVDHCGQFRIIKGPQKYACDLTLDLDTANNFLSLSEGNRKVTNVKEKQLYDHHSKRFECHQILCKESMSECSYWEAEWGGNKVKVSVAYKTIKREGWSDYCLFGHNKNSWSLECFDDSFAVSHNNKHRVISAPSCRSNRVGVYLDWSAGTLSFYSVSDTHTLTHLHTFNTTFTEPLYAGFGFYNINTSVSLCEIKPRPVRNTAE is encoded by the exons ATGGATCAGGATGAACTCGCACATGATTCGGGATCTCCAGAAtccatgtgtgtgtctgtgaagaCTGACAAATCAATCGACTATCCACCTGCATTCACTGAAGCAGCAACCTCTGACAATGA CAGGACTTTctgtgaaattgaaaaaaagaggGTTTCTGTTCAGACACGTAAACGTAAAACGGCATCTCCAAAACCCAGCTGTGTATCTACGAAGCGTGACAGATCCATGGAAAATCACCCTGTATTTAGTGATGAAGCAGCGACCTCTGACCCCGA TAGGTCTGCCGGTAAAATGAGACCATATGAGTGGAGAAAGGACAGGGCTTTTGTTTCGACACGTGAACAAAAAGCAGCATCTCCAGAACTCAGCTGTGTGTCTCTAAAGAGCGATGCGTCCATGGAATTGAGACGTGACCTCAGCGATGGAGCAGTGACCTCTGAACCTGA AGTGAAGAGAAAAGATGTGATTAAATCAGAGACACAAGATCTGACCTGCACTGCCTCTGACTGTCAGACCCTTACCATGCAGAAAGCAAAAGACAAGCATAAAACTAGCATGAAGAAAATGTATGAGAGCTTATGTGAAGGAATCATACGACAAGGGAATCAAACACCCCTAAACAGGATCTACACGCAGCTCTACATcatagagggagagagtgaaggagtgaatgaagaacatgagaTTTTAGAGATGGAGAAAGGAGTCAGAACACCAGATGCTCTAATCCACTGCAATGACATCTTTAAACCCTTAAATCAACCAAGATGGGAGGAGATGCATAAAATCaagactgttcttactaaaggcatCGCTGGAATCGGAAAAaccgtctctgtgcagaagttcattctggactggAGCGAAGGAAAAGCCAATCAAgatgtagatttcatgtttgttcttccatttcgagagctgaacttgattaaaaatcagaagtacagtcttcacagacttctgctGGACTTTCATCCTGAACTTCAAGATCTGGACTTACAGATTTTTGAGGAGTGTAAAGTTGTGTttatctttgatggtctggatgaaagcagaatgaCGCTGATGTTTTCAGATGGTGAGAAGGTCTGTGATGTGAATGAGTCTTCATCAGTGGATGTGTTGATGTCAAACCTCATCAGAGGAGatctgcttccctctgctctcatctggatcacctccagaccagcagcagccgaTCAGATCCCCTCAAAATACATCAACCGTGTGACAGAAATTCAGGGATTCAATGATcctcagaaggaggaatatttcaggaagagaatcagtgatgagcatcaagccagcagaatcatctcacacattaaaagatcaagaagcctccacatcatgtgtcacatcccggtcttctgctggatctcagccactGTGCTTCAAAACCTTCTGAAACAAGATGAGAGTGCAGAAATTCCTCAAACTCtaactgaaatgtacattcacttcctgTTGACTCAGATCAAAATGAGAAATCTGAAATATGATCAGAGAGATCCTGAGAAATTGCTGAAGTTAAAAAGGGATATGATTGTGAAACTTGCTGATCTGGctttcaaacagctgatgaagggCAATGTGATGTTTTATGAAGAGGACCTGATTGAGAGCGGCATAGACGTCACTGACGCTTCGGTTTATTCTGGGATTTGCACTGAGATCTTTAAGGAGGAATCTATGATTCATCAGAGGAAAGTCTACTGCTTCATTCATCTGAGCTTTCAGGAGTTTCTAGCTGCTTTATTTGTGATTAACTGTTGTGTTACCAAGAACACAAAGTTCCTgaaatcatttctgaataaaaaatataagcgGTACAGTTTACAAAACTCTATGTATGAGTTACTAATAACAGCAGTTGAAAAGTCCTTACAGAGTGAAAATGGACATCTGGATCTTTTCCTGAGGTTTCTGCTGGGCGTTTCACTGGAATCCAATCAGAGACTTTTAAAGGATCTACtgacacacacaacaaacagcTCAGAGACCATCGAGAGAATCACACagtacattaaagaaaaaatcaagAGTGATGTTGGTCTCTCAGCTGAGAGGTGCATCAATCTGTTCCTCTGTCTGCTGGAAATGAAAGATCAGACTCTATACAGAGAGATTCAGGAGTTTGTAAAGACTCGATCAGTCAAATTACTCTCTCCTGGTCACTGCTCAACAATCGCCTACATGCTTCAGATATCAGACGAGGTGCTGGATGAGTTTGATCTGAAGAAATACAACACATCAGATGAAGGTAGAAGGAGACTGATACCAGCTGTGGTGAACTGCAGAAAAGCTCA ACTTGCTGGCTGTAATCTCACTGCTCATTGTTGTGAAAGTCTGTGTTCATCTCTACAATTATCAAACTcactgagagagctggacctgagtaacaatgatctgcaggattcaggagtgaagctgctctctgatggactgaagagttcaCACTGTCAACTCAACACACTGAG acTTGTTGGATGTAATCTCAGTGATCAGTGCTGTTTATctctacaatcatcaaacttaatgagagagctggacctgagtaataatgacctgcaggattcaggagtgaaactGCTCTTGGATGTACTGAAGAGACTCAATATactgag ACTTGCTGGCTGTAATCTCACGGCTCAGTGCTGTGAAAGTTTGTCATTATCTTTACAATCATCAAACTcactgagagagctggacctgagtaacaacagcctgcaggattcaggagtgaagctgctctctgatggactgaagagtccacaCTGTCAACTCAACATACtaaa attATCTGGTTGTGtggtgacagaggaaggctgttGTTTTTTGGCTTCAGCTCTAagttcaaacccctcacacctgagagagctggatctcagctacaatcacccaggaCCATCATTAgtcaagctgctctctgatCCACACTACAGACTGGAAAAACTCAA TGTGGATCACTGTGGACAGTTCCGGATTATTAAAGGACCTCAGAAAT ATGCGTGCGATCTCACACTGGATTTAGACACGGCAAATAATTTCCTATCTCTGTCTGAGGGGAACAGAAAGGTGACAAATGTGAAAGAGAAACAGCTGTATGATCATCATTCGAAAAGATTTGAGTGTCATCAGATTCTGTGTAAAGAGAGCATGTCTGAATGTTCTTACTGGGAGGCTGAATGGGGCGGAAACAAAGTTAAAGTCTCAGTAgcatataaaacaattaagagGGAAGGATGGAGTGATTACTGTTTGTTTGGACACAATAAAAATTCCTGGAGTCTGGAATGTTTTGATGACAGTTTCGCTGTCTCTCACAATAATAAGCACAGAGTAATATCCGCTCCTTCGTGTCGTTCTaacagagtaggagtgtatcTGGACTGGTCGGCTGgcactctgtccttctacagcgtctctgacacacacacactcacacacttacacacgtTCAACACCACGTTCACTGAACCCCTCTATGCTGGATTTgggttttataatattaatacttcGGTGTCTCTGTGTGAGATTAAACCGCGTCCTGTGAGAAACACagctgaataa
- the LOC122334396 gene encoding NACHT, LRR and PYD domains-containing protein 3-like isoform X3, with protein MDQDELAHDSGSPESMCVSVKTDKSIDYPPAFTEAATSDNDRTFCEIEKKRVSVQTRKRKTASPKPSCVSTKRDRSMENHPVFSDEAATSDPESAGKMRPYEWRKDRAFVSTREQKAASPELSCVSLKSDASMELRRDLSDGAVTSEPEVKRKDVIKSETQDLTCTASDCQTLTMQKAKDKHKTSMKKMYESLCEGIIRQGNQTPLNRIYTQLYIIEGESEGVNEEHEILEMEKGVRTPDALIHCNDIFKPLNQPRWEEMHKIKTVLTKGIAGIGKTVSVQKFILDWSEGKANQDVDFMFVLPFRELNLIKNQKYSLHRLLLDFHPELQDLDLQIFEECKVVFIFDGLDESRMTLMFSDGEKVCDVNESSSVDVLMSNLIRGDLLPSALIWITSRPAAADQIPSKYINRVTEIQGFNDPQKEEYFRKRISDEHQASRIISHIKRSRSLHIMCHIPVFCWISATVLQNLLKQDESAEIPQTLTEMYIHFLLTQIKMRNLKYDQRDPEKLLKLKRDMIVKLADLAFKQLMKGNVMFYEEDLIESGIDVTDASVYSGICTEIFKEESMIHQRKVYCFIHLSFQEFLAALFVINCCVTKNTKFLKSFLNKKYKRYSLQNSMYELLITAVEKSLQSENGHLDLFLRFLLGVSLESNQRLLKDLLTHTTNSSETIERITQYIKEKIKSDVGLSAERCINLFLCLLEMKDQTLYREIQEFVKTRSVKLLSPGHCSTIAYMLQISDEVLDEFDLKKYNTSDEGRRRLIPAVVNCRKAQLAGCNLTAHCCESLCSSLQLSNSLRELDLSNNDLQDSGVKLLSDGLKSSHCQLNTLRLVGCNLSDQCCLSLQSSNLMRELDLSNNDLQDSGVKLLLDVLKRLNILRLAGCNLTAQCCESLSLSLQSSNSLRELDLSNNSLQDSGVKLLSDGLKSPHCQLNILKLSGCVVTEEGCCFLASALSSNPSHLRELDLSYNHPGPSLVKLLSDPHYRLEKLNVDHCGQFRIIKGPQKYACDLTLDLDTANNFLSLSEGNRKVTNVKEKQLYDHHSKRFECHQILCKESMSECSYWEAEWGGNKVKVSVAYKTIKREGWSDYCLFGHNKNSWSLECFDDSFAVSHNNKHRVISAPSCRSNRVGVYLDWSAGTLSFYSVSDTHTLTHLHTFNTTFTEPLYAGFGFYNINTSVSLCEIKPRPVRNTAE; from the exons ATGGATCAGGATGAACTCGCACATGATTCGGGATCTCCAGAAtccatgtgtgtgtctgtgaagaCTGACAAATCAATCGACTATCCACCTGCATTCACTGAAGCAGCAACCTCTGACAATGA CAGGACTTTctgtgaaattgaaaaaaagaggGTTTCTGTTCAGACACGTAAACGTAAAACGGCATCTCCAAAACCCAGCTGTGTATCTACGAAGCGTGACAGATCCATGGAAAATCACCCTGTATTTAGTGATGAAGCAGCGACCTCTGACCCCGA GTCTGCCGGTAAAATGAGACCATATGAGTGGAGAAAGGACAGGGCTTTTGTTTCGACACGTGAACAAAAAGCAGCATCTCCAGAACTCAGCTGTGTGTCTCTAAAGAGCGATGCGTCCATGGAATTGAGACGTGACCTCAGCGATGGAGCAGTGACCTCTGAACCTGA AGTGAAGAGAAAAGATGTGATTAAATCAGAGACACAAGATCTGACCTGCACTGCCTCTGACTGTCAGACCCTTACCATGCAGAAAGCAAAAGACAAGCATAAAACTAGCATGAAGAAAATGTATGAGAGCTTATGTGAAGGAATCATACGACAAGGGAATCAAACACCCCTAAACAGGATCTACACGCAGCTCTACATcatagagggagagagtgaaggagtgaatgaagaacatgagaTTTTAGAGATGGAGAAAGGAGTCAGAACACCAGATGCTCTAATCCACTGCAATGACATCTTTAAACCCTTAAATCAACCAAGATGGGAGGAGATGCATAAAATCaagactgttcttactaaaggcatCGCTGGAATCGGAAAAaccgtctctgtgcagaagttcattctggactggAGCGAAGGAAAAGCCAATCAAgatgtagatttcatgtttgttcttccatttcgagagctgaacttgattaaaaatcagaagtacagtcttcacagacttctgctGGACTTTCATCCTGAACTTCAAGATCTGGACTTACAGATTTTTGAGGAGTGTAAAGTTGTGTttatctttgatggtctggatgaaagcagaatgaCGCTGATGTTTTCAGATGGTGAGAAGGTCTGTGATGTGAATGAGTCTTCATCAGTGGATGTGTTGATGTCAAACCTCATCAGAGGAGatctgcttccctctgctctcatctggatcacctccagaccagcagcagccgaTCAGATCCCCTCAAAATACATCAACCGTGTGACAGAAATTCAGGGATTCAATGATcctcagaaggaggaatatttcaggaagagaatcagtgatgagcatcaagccagcagaatcatctcacacattaaaagatcaagaagcctccacatcatgtgtcacatcccggtcttctgctggatctcagccactGTGCTTCAAAACCTTCTGAAACAAGATGAGAGTGCAGAAATTCCTCAAACTCtaactgaaatgtacattcacttcctgTTGACTCAGATCAAAATGAGAAATCTGAAATATGATCAGAGAGATCCTGAGAAATTGCTGAAGTTAAAAAGGGATATGATTGTGAAACTTGCTGATCTGGctttcaaacagctgatgaagggCAATGTGATGTTTTATGAAGAGGACCTGATTGAGAGCGGCATAGACGTCACTGACGCTTCGGTTTATTCTGGGATTTGCACTGAGATCTTTAAGGAGGAATCTATGATTCATCAGAGGAAAGTCTACTGCTTCATTCATCTGAGCTTTCAGGAGTTTCTAGCTGCTTTATTTGTGATTAACTGTTGTGTTACCAAGAACACAAAGTTCCTgaaatcatttctgaataaaaaatataagcgGTACAGTTTACAAAACTCTATGTATGAGTTACTAATAACAGCAGTTGAAAAGTCCTTACAGAGTGAAAATGGACATCTGGATCTTTTCCTGAGGTTTCTGCTGGGCGTTTCACTGGAATCCAATCAGAGACTTTTAAAGGATCTACtgacacacacaacaaacagcTCAGAGACCATCGAGAGAATCACACagtacattaaagaaaaaatcaagAGTGATGTTGGTCTCTCAGCTGAGAGGTGCATCAATCTGTTCCTCTGTCTGCTGGAAATGAAAGATCAGACTCTATACAGAGAGATTCAGGAGTTTGTAAAGACTCGATCAGTCAAATTACTCTCTCCTGGTCACTGCTCAACAATCGCCTACATGCTTCAGATATCAGACGAGGTGCTGGATGAGTTTGATCTGAAGAAATACAACACATCAGATGAAGGTAGAAGGAGACTGATACCAGCTGTGGTGAACTGCAGAAAAGCTCA ACTTGCTGGCTGTAATCTCACTGCTCATTGTTGTGAAAGTCTGTGTTCATCTCTACAATTATCAAACTcactgagagagctggacctgagtaacaatgatctgcaggattcaggagtgaagctgctctctgatggactgaagagttcaCACTGTCAACTCAACACACTGAG acTTGTTGGATGTAATCTCAGTGATCAGTGCTGTTTATctctacaatcatcaaacttaatgagagagctggacctgagtaataatgacctgcaggattcaggagtgaaactGCTCTTGGATGTACTGAAGAGACTCAATATactgag ACTTGCTGGCTGTAATCTCACGGCTCAGTGCTGTGAAAGTTTGTCATTATCTTTACAATCATCAAACTcactgagagagctggacctgagtaacaacagcctgcaggattcaggagtgaagctgctctctgatggactgaagagtccacaCTGTCAACTCAACATACtaaa attATCTGGTTGTGtggtgacagaggaaggctgttGTTTTTTGGCTTCAGCTCTAagttcaaacccctcacacctgagagagctggatctcagctacaatcacccaggaCCATCATTAgtcaagctgctctctgatCCACACTACAGACTGGAAAAACTCAA TGTGGATCACTGTGGACAGTTCCGGATTATTAAAGGACCTCAGAAAT ATGCGTGCGATCTCACACTGGATTTAGACACGGCAAATAATTTCCTATCTCTGTCTGAGGGGAACAGAAAGGTGACAAATGTGAAAGAGAAACAGCTGTATGATCATCATTCGAAAAGATTTGAGTGTCATCAGATTCTGTGTAAAGAGAGCATGTCTGAATGTTCTTACTGGGAGGCTGAATGGGGCGGAAACAAAGTTAAAGTCTCAGTAgcatataaaacaattaagagGGAAGGATGGAGTGATTACTGTTTGTTTGGACACAATAAAAATTCCTGGAGTCTGGAATGTTTTGATGACAGTTTCGCTGTCTCTCACAATAATAAGCACAGAGTAATATCCGCTCCTTCGTGTCGTTCTaacagagtaggagtgtatcTGGACTGGTCGGCTGgcactctgtccttctacagcgtctctgacacacacacactcacacacttacacacgtTCAACACCACGTTCACTGAACCCCTCTATGCTGGATTTgggttttataatattaatacttcGGTGTCTCTGTGTGAGATTAAACCGCGTCCTGTGAGAAACACagctgaataa